One window of the Manihot esculenta cultivar AM560-2 chromosome 14, M.esculenta_v8, whole genome shotgun sequence genome contains the following:
- the LOC110599744 gene encoding uncharacterized protein LOC110599744, producing the protein MTAVCHFNPGSIFGIEDDSHYINDRVDHMSRVFDRMFWAYRQAIEGFKHCRPVIFVDGTFLYGKYRGCILCATWLDGNNQIFPLAFAIVEKEDSDNWGWFMSCLRTYVTEREDLCVISDRHIGIKKSMQQDWWQPPSGHHRYCIRHILSNYNTKFKNATMNECLRKAANHNQRRKFYDAMNKIKEVNIETFEWAVKIPLEKLTRSHDGGKRYGSMTTNTIESVNGMLKGFRALPIIAMVEKIFYQCAHYFDTRRSQFLRQQQDGYRFTQSTAEIIQKNAQSANGHRVTTFNRDDLVVEVRSAKSSQKQVVRLIEGTCTCGKFQEMCIPCSHAIAACMSRSVNYEQFVDSYYTLERTLKCYEDMFNPLGNSDYWPADCELPLIPNKNRIRKKGRPKSSRFQNEMDWRVAKVNIPEKKSLFYMWPIRT; encoded by the exons ATGACTGCAGTGTGTCACTTCAATCCCGGTTCAATCTtcggaattgaagatgattccCACTACATCAACGATCGTGTTGATCATATGTCTCGTGTATTTGATcgcatgttttgggcttatcgtCAAGCTATTGAAGGATTCAAGCATTGTCGACCAGTAATTTTTGTTGACGGTACATTCCTATACGGTAAATATAGAGGATGTATATTGTGTGCAACATGGCTTGATGGAAATAATCAGATATTTCCATTAGCTTTTGCAATTGTTGAGAAGGAGGATTCAGATAATTGGGGGTGGTTTATGTCTTGTTTGCGGACTTATGTCACAGAACGCGAAGATTTATGTGTTATTTCTGATCGTCACATTGGAATTAAGAAATCAATGCAACAAGATTGGTGGCAACCTCCAAGTGGACATCATCGATACTGCATACGTCACATTTTGAGCAATTACAATACAAAATTCAAGAATGCAACAATGAATGAATGTTTGCGAAAGGCTG CCAATCATAACCAAAGGAGGAAATTCTATGACGCGATGAATAAAATTAAGGAAGTAAATATCGAGACATTTGAATGGGCTGTCAAGATTCCTTTGGAGAAGTTGACTCGTTCCCACGATGGTGGGAAGCGATACGGATCAATGACGACTAACACCATTGAGTCTGTCAATGGAATGTTAAAAGGTTTTCGAGCTTTGCCAATCATAGCAAtggttgaaaaaatattttatcaatgtGCGCATTACTTCGACACTAGAAGAAGTCAATTTCTCCGGCAGCAACAAGATGGCTATAGATTCACCCAGTCAACTGCGGAAATCATACAAAAAAATGCACAGTCTGCAAATGGCCATCGTGTTACTACATTTAATCGTGATGATTTAGTTGTCGAAGTCAGAAGTGCAAAATCAAGTCAAAAACAAGTTGTAAGACTTATAGAAGGGACCTGTACTTGCGGTAAATTTCAAGAGATGTGTATCCCATGTTCACATGCCATAGCAGCATGCATGTCAAGGTCTGTGAATTATGAGCAATTCGTTGATAGCTACTACACTCTCGAAAGGACACTAAAATGTTACGAAGACATGTTTAATCCATTGGGTAATTCAGACTATTGGCCTGCTGATTGTGAATTACCACTAATTCCAAACAAGAATCGAATTAGGAAAAAAGGGCGACCGAAATCATCGAGGTTCCAAAATGAAATGGATTGGAGGGTTGCAAAAGTTAATATTCCGGAAAAAAAATCATTGTTCTATATGTGGCCAATCAGGACATAA
- the LOC110599743 gene encoding uncharacterized protein LOC110599743 — MLVVSTISSVWNEDHNQFICKIEYRKPIFIDNDYKFELVQLLNDDDVEMMFDYVCTIGSESIIFYVDVVRDIQRNQKDDCAGPSYTDDLGNSQFPSRQNSEEQDEIIVCPSNPFCIEDFNLNSVHNIVNEVVDEVDEYVDSERLSDSDINEYESGWIEDDELLSGDDNVVAQYSNPILPLVHPPPFSEIDFELMRVDPYAKPPSDMFWNPNKEFSVGMIFSSRDAVMEAAKEYHLRRHHHFCSDETKRKTYSIKCKYKKHNCKWHLRASMKEGSEIWRIVSYDGPHTCSNPTVDKDHPQLDTKFVCQFIMPMIEKQPHIKIKTLQVEVRDKIGYEPSYSKTWKAKQFAIRKIFGGWDE, encoded by the exons ATGTTGGTGGTCAGCACAATTTCTTCTGTATGGAACGAAG ACCATAATCAATTCATATGCAAGATTGAATATAGGAAACCAATATTCATTGATAACGATTACAAATTTGAACTAGTTCAGCTGCTTAACGATGACGATGTAGAGATGATGTTCGATTACGTATGTACAATAGGATctgaaagtataattttttatgtcgATGTGGTTAGAGATATTCAGAGAAATCAGAAAGACGATTGTGCCGGTCCCTCTTATACTGATGATTTAGGGAATTCACAATTTCCAAGTCGTCAAAATAGTGAAGAGCAAGATGAAATTATAGTATGTCCAAGTAATCCGTTTTGTATTGAAGACTTTAACCTTAATAGTGTTCATAATATTGTCAATGAAGTTGTGGATGAAGTTGATGAATATGTCGATTCAGAGAGATTATCTGATTCTGACATTAACGAGTATGAAAGTGGTTGGATTGAGGACGACGAATTATTATCAGGTGATGATAATGTTGTTGCTCAGTATAGTAATCCTATTTTGCCACTTGTGCATCCACCTCCATTTTCAGAAATAGATTTTGAATTAATGCGTGTAGACCCGTATGCAAAGCCACCGTCTGATATGTTTTGGAATCCAAATAAGGAGTTTTCTGTTGGGATGATTTTTTCGAGCAGAGATGCTGTCATGGAAGCAGCGAAGGAGTACCATTTGCGTAGACATCATCACTTTTGTTCTGATGAGACTAAGAGAAAAACATATAGTATTAAATGCAAATATAAAAAACATAATTGTAAATGGCATCTGCGTGCATCAATGAAGGAGGGATCTGAGATATGGAGAATTGTATCTTATGATGGGCCGCATACATGTTCCAATCCAACGGTTGACAAAGATCATCCTCAATTGGATACTAAATTTGTCTGTCAATTTATTATGCCTATGATAGAAAAACAACCacacattaaaataaaaacccTTCAAGTAGAAGTTAGAGATAAAATTGGATATGAACCATCATATTCAAAGACATGGAAGGCAAAACAATTTGCAATTAGAAAAATTTTTGGTGGATGGGATGAATAG